Proteins found in one Balneola sp. genomic segment:
- a CDS encoding AraC family transcriptional regulator: protein MLYERIQSPPSLSKFIDCFWVIESDDTTVHQQKIIPDGFPEIIFHYGDPYRINISGEWSAQSNQLLAGQIRNHFLLENTGRSGMIGIKFRPQGITTLFGTNMEPLTDDVVELETTLPGQFDPVSSMLLGKDHFSKKITALSSFLEDSVNSKETSDQLIDKVLQLIFTRNGVLSVSEIVDQLDVSERKLERSFKKFIGLSPKFYCRIIRFNYIFKLIKEQKLSWSELAYLSGYYDQSHFIKNFQEFTGEDPSKYFFEEETMANFFLNRPVEK from the coding sequence ATGCTGTACGAGCGTATTCAGTCTCCGCCTTCCCTTTCCAAATTCATTGACTGTTTTTGGGTAATTGAAAGTGATGATACTACTGTACATCAGCAGAAGATTATTCCTGATGGATTTCCCGAAATCATTTTTCATTATGGAGATCCTTACAGAATCAATATTTCAGGAGAATGGAGCGCTCAATCCAATCAGTTACTGGCCGGCCAGATACGAAACCATTTCCTTTTGGAAAACACCGGCCGCTCCGGGATGATCGGAATCAAATTCAGGCCCCAGGGAATTACTACCCTTTTTGGTACAAATATGGAGCCCTTAACCGATGATGTGGTAGAGCTGGAGACAACCCTGCCTGGTCAGTTTGACCCCGTTTCAAGCATGCTCCTGGGAAAGGATCATTTCTCTAAAAAAATAACAGCACTAAGCTCATTCCTAGAAGACTCTGTCAATTCGAAAGAAACATCCGATCAGCTAATCGATAAGGTTCTTCAACTCATTTTTACAAGAAACGGAGTACTTTCTGTTTCTGAGATTGTTGATCAATTAGATGTGAGCGAGCGTAAATTAGAGCGATCATTCAAGAAATTTATTGGGCTGTCTCCCAAGTTTTATTGCCGAATCATTCGTTTTAACTACATCTTTAAACTGATCAAAGAACAAAAGCTGTCCTGGAGCGAATTGGCTTATCTAAGCGGGTATTATGATCAGTCTCACTTCATAAAAAACTTCCAGGAATTTACAGGTGAGGATCCTTCCAAATATTTCTTTGAAGAAGAAACTATGGCCAACTTCTTCTTAAACCGCCCTGTGGAAAAGTGA
- a CDS encoding acyl-CoA carboxylase subunit beta, translated as MESNEKVERLLSLRKEALKGGGEARIAKQHEKGKLTARERIDLLVDKGSFEEIDAFVTHRSSAFGLEKQKYLGDGVITGFGKVHGKPVYVFSQDFTVFGGSLSETHAEKICKIMDLSLKNGVPLIGLNDSGGARIQEGVTSLGGYAEVFWRNTMASGVVPQISAIMGPCAGGAVYSPALTDFIFMVENTSYMFVTGPNVVKTVTHEEVTSEELGGSVTHNTKSGVAHFSTPNDAVCLQQIRTLMSYVPQNCEEKVPVIESKDPDASKAEALENIVPLNPNKPYDMHEVIQGIVDKDSFLEVHKDYAESIIVGFARLGGKSVGIIANQPLSMAGVLDIRSSLKGARFVRFCDAFNIPLVVFEDVPGFLPGTDQEWGGIIKHGAKLLYAFCEATVPKMTVITRKAYGGAYDVMNSKHIRSDYNVAWPTAEIAVMGTKGAVEIIFRREISAADDPEVKQKELEAQYAEEFAHPYKAAARGFIDDVILPSETREKLIKMLEVTQHKVDSVPKKKHDNLPL; from the coding sequence ATGGAATCGAATGAAAAAGTAGAGCGTTTGCTCTCGCTTAGAAAAGAAGCATTAAAGGGTGGTGGAGAAGCTCGAATTGCCAAGCAGCACGAAAAGGGAAAGTTAACTGCCAGAGAGCGTATCGATTTATTAGTAGATAAAGGAAGTTTTGAAGAGATAGATGCTTTTGTAACTCATCGTAGTTCAGCTTTCGGCTTAGAGAAGCAAAAATATCTTGGAGATGGGGTGATAACCGGCTTTGGAAAAGTTCATGGCAAACCTGTGTATGTATTTAGCCAGGATTTTACCGTTTTCGGAGGCTCCCTTTCTGAAACTCATGCAGAGAAAATTTGCAAAATCATGGATCTGTCTTTGAAGAACGGAGTACCTCTTATTGGTTTGAATGATTCCGGCGGGGCAAGAATCCAGGAAGGAGTTACCTCTCTGGGAGGATATGCAGAGGTGTTTTGGAGGAATACAATGGCTTCCGGGGTAGTTCCACAAATCTCAGCTATTATGGGGCCATGTGCTGGTGGAGCGGTGTATAGTCCGGCGCTTACCGATTTTATTTTTATGGTTGAAAACACCAGCTATATGTTTGTAACTGGTCCAAATGTGGTGAAAACAGTAACCCATGAAGAGGTTACCTCGGAGGAACTTGGTGGATCGGTTACTCACAATACAAAATCAGGAGTAGCACATTTTTCAACACCAAATGATGCCGTATGCCTCCAGCAAATTCGAACCTTGATGAGTTATGTTCCTCAAAACTGTGAAGAGAAGGTTCCTGTTATTGAGAGTAAAGATCCTGACGCATCAAAAGCAGAGGCATTAGAAAATATTGTTCCTCTCAATCCAAATAAGCCTTATGACATGCATGAGGTTATTCAAGGTATTGTAGATAAAGACTCTTTCCTTGAGGTACACAAGGATTATGCAGAAAGTATAATAGTTGGTTTTGCTCGTTTAGGGGGTAAAAGTGTTGGGATTATAGCCAACCAACCACTATCAATGGCTGGAGTACTTGATATTAGATCTTCGTTGAAAGGAGCTCGCTTTGTTCGTTTCTGTGATGCCTTCAACATCCCATTGGTTGTATTTGAAGATGTTCCTGGTTTCCTTCCGGGAACTGATCAGGAGTGGGGAGGCATCATTAAACACGGAGCGAAGCTGCTTTATGCATTCTGTGAAGCCACTGTTCCTAAGATGACGGTAATCACCAGAAAAGCCTATGGTGGAGCTTATGATGTAATGAACTCCAAGCATATTCGGTCTGATTATAATGTGGCCTGGCCTACTGCCGAGATTGCAGTCATGGGAACTAAAGGAGCGGTGGAGATTATTTTCCGACGAGAAATTTCAGCTGCTGATGACCCAGAAGTCAAGCAAAAAGAATTGGAAGCACAGTATGCAGAGGAATTTGCACATCCCTATAAAGCAGCAGCAAGAGGCTTTATTGATGATGTAATTCTTCCTTCCGAAACCAGGGAAAAGCTTATTAAGATGCTGGAGGTTACTCAGCATAAAGTGGATTCAGTGCCAAAGAAAAAGCACGATAATCTGCCTTTGTAA
- a CDS encoding aminopeptidase, translating to MISQNDQDLATLILEHSTQLQKGENVMVQLIGLNGINLLRTLVEQIRDKEAHPFVQIEDTETQRLLIEKGDEGFWKNQASVDQLPLMKQMDIFIGIRASENIYENSQASKDANKAYSEHFLHPVHFEERVNNTKWCIMRYPSPSFAMNAKLPTREFTKFYYDACLVDYGKLKKAMDPLEARLRKTDVIHLKGEGTDISFSVKGQNWVPCFGSHNIPDGEIFTSPIRDSVNGYITYAPSVYQGKPFEFVKLVVENGVVVDFESSNNEALKDILDTDEGARRFGEFSFGTNPVIESPMYDILFDEKIYGSNHLTLGKDYEIAPNGNSSNIHWDLVCIGADVYLDGELVRKGREFVVDDLKGLNPNQLL from the coding sequence GTGATTTCACAGAACGATCAGGATTTAGCAACACTCATCCTCGAACACAGCACCCAACTCCAAAAAGGAGAAAATGTAATGGTGCAGCTAATAGGTTTAAATGGCATCAATTTATTGAGAACTCTGGTTGAGCAGATCAGAGATAAAGAGGCGCATCCTTTTGTGCAAATTGAGGATACCGAAACGCAACGATTACTGATCGAAAAAGGTGATGAAGGATTTTGGAAAAACCAGGCTTCGGTAGACCAATTACCTTTGATGAAGCAGATGGATATTTTTATTGGAATTCGCGCTTCAGAAAATATTTACGAAAATTCTCAGGCAAGTAAAGACGCCAACAAAGCTTATTCTGAGCATTTTCTTCATCCCGTTCACTTCGAAGAACGGGTAAATAATACGAAGTGGTGCATTATGCGCTACCCCTCTCCTTCTTTTGCTATGAATGCAAAACTGCCGACGCGTGAGTTCACCAAATTCTATTACGATGCCTGCCTGGTGGATTATGGAAAACTGAAAAAGGCAATGGATCCGCTTGAAGCTCGATTACGAAAAACGGATGTCATTCATTTAAAGGGCGAAGGAACAGATATCAGCTTTTCAGTCAAAGGCCAAAATTGGGTGCCTTGCTTTGGATCACATAATATCCCGGATGGAGAAATTTTTACTTCACCAATCCGCGATTCTGTAAATGGCTACATCACTTATGCCCCATCTGTGTATCAGGGTAAGCCTTTTGAGTTTGTGAAGCTGGTTGTAGAAAACGGAGTGGTTGTAGACTTTGAATCCTCCAATAATGAAGCTTTAAAAGACATTCTTGATACTGATGAAGGAGCACGCCGATTTGGCGAATTCAGCTTTGGCACAAACCCTGTGATTGAAAGTCCTATGTACGACATCCTGTTTGATGAAAAGATTTATGGCTCAAATCACCTCACACTAGGCAAAGACTATGAAATTGCTCCAAATGGGAATTCCAGTAATATTCACTGGGATTTAGTGTGCATCGGTGCTGATGTATATTTAGATGGAGAACTGGTTCGCAAAGGTCGTGAATTTGTTGTGGATGACTTAAAAGGATTGAATCCTAATCAACTGCTTTGA
- a CDS encoding DUF1801 domain-containing protein, with the protein MATKPTTVDEYIDQLEGDRKDAVTKLRQVVLDNLPEGFEECINYGMIGYVVPHSIFPDGYHCDPKLPLPFLNIASQKSHIGFYHMGVYADENLLKWFQEEYKNLVPTKLDMGKSCIRFKNTKHIPYDLMGELVSKISVEDWISIYQTSIKR; encoded by the coding sequence ATGGCCACAAAACCAACTACAGTAGACGAATACATCGATCAATTAGAAGGAGACCGTAAAGATGCGGTAACCAAACTACGCCAGGTAGTACTCGACAATCTCCCGGAAGGCTTTGAAGAATGTATCAATTATGGAATGATTGGCTATGTAGTGCCTCATAGCATTTTTCCTGATGGCTACCACTGCGACCCAAAACTTCCACTTCCTTTTTTGAATATAGCATCACAGAAAAGCCATATTGGATTCTATCATATGGGGGTGTATGCTGATGAAAATCTGTTGAAATGGTTTCAGGAAGAGTATAAAAACCTCGTTCCTACTAAACTAGATATGGGCAAGAGCTGTATTCGTTTTAAGAATACAAAGCATATTCCTTATGATTTAATGGGCGAATTAGTTTCCAAAATATCTGTTGAAGACTGGATCTCAATCTATCAAACTTCTATAAAACGGTAA
- a CDS encoding VOC family protein yields the protein MNTGTNPISFFEIGCSNQSETSAFYEACFDWNIAKADNMDSIDTKNEDSINGFITSLVTEIDHYVLFYIQVDDIEKALERIENAGGTTKVPPIALPNGQRFAWFNDIAGNTLGIITKPTPQ from the coding sequence ATGAATACTGGAACTAATCCGATATCCTTTTTTGAGATTGGCTGTAGTAACCAAAGTGAAACTTCTGCTTTTTATGAAGCTTGTTTTGACTGGAATATTGCAAAAGCAGACAATATGGATAGCATTGATACCAAGAATGAGGATAGTATTAATGGATTCATCACCTCATTAGTTACCGAAATTGACCACTATGTGTTGTTCTACATCCAGGTTGATGATATTGAAAAAGCTCTTGAACGCATTGAAAATGCTGGGGGAACGACTAAAGTCCCACCTATTGCGCTACCCAATGGGCAACGCTTTGCCTGGTTTAACGACATTGCCGGCAACACACTAGGAATAATCACTAAACCAACACCACAATGA
- a CDS encoding GNAT family N-acetyltransferase: MEIREAKKEDQNQVWEIIQSVISTGDTYVFNPDSSKEEMINYWFKHGTMTYVAEEEGEIIGTFILTENQPGLGSHIANASYMVKPEHRGKGIGRKLGIFSINLARDIGFLSLQFNIVVKTNTGAIKLWKELGFEVIGEIPDAFDHQEYGLTNAYIMSRKL; the protein is encoded by the coding sequence ATGGAGATTAGAGAAGCAAAAAAAGAAGATCAAAACCAGGTTTGGGAAATTATTCAATCCGTTATCTCAACTGGTGATACCTATGTCTTCAACCCTGATTCTTCGAAAGAAGAAATGATCAACTATTGGTTTAAACACGGCACAATGACGTATGTAGCCGAAGAAGAGGGTGAGATTATAGGCACCTTTATTCTCACTGAAAATCAGCCCGGCTTAGGTTCTCATATTGCTAATGCATCTTATATGGTAAAACCAGAACACCGCGGAAAAGGAATTGGACGCAAGCTTGGAATCTTTTCTATAAACCTGGCAAGAGATATCGGCTTCTTATCCCTCCAGTTTAACATTGTAGTTAAGACAAATACAGGTGCTATTAAACTTTGGAAAGAATTGGGTTTCGAAGTTATCGGGGAAATTCCTGATGCTTTTGACCACCAGGAATACGGGCTGACCAATGCCTACATAATGTCGAGGAAGCTCTAA
- a CDS encoding DNA-binding response regulator, whose product MKKTIILYGLALALLVFLLEYFEYRFFVRDLSTEFYILIIAVLFTGLGLWLGKKLTEPKTEPVSFQKNEKALDYLGISERELEVLILVSEGLSNQEIAGRLFVSINTVKTHLSKLYEKLGVKRRTQAVEKAKSLKLIE is encoded by the coding sequence ATGAAGAAAACGATTATTCTATATGGTTTAGCACTTGCTCTCTTAGTGTTTCTGCTGGAGTATTTCGAGTATCGCTTCTTTGTTCGTGACCTCTCTACTGAATTCTACATTCTAATTATAGCGGTTCTGTTTACTGGACTTGGGCTCTGGTTAGGAAAAAAACTGACAGAACCAAAAACCGAACCCGTTTCCTTTCAAAAAAATGAAAAAGCCCTGGATTACCTTGGGATCAGTGAACGAGAACTTGAAGTACTAATCCTGGTTTCTGAAGGGCTTTCCAATCAAGAAATAGCCGGAAGACTTTTCGTATCCATCAACACGGTAAAAACTCATCTTTCCAAGCTTTACGAAAAACTGGGAGTAAAGCGGCGTACCCAGGCGGTAGAGAAAGCAAAGTCCCTGAAGTTGATTGAGTGA
- a CDS encoding bile acid:sodium symporter family protein: MSNPADTQKIQVKNIAFTASVIIAVAWALIFPTHFTSWGDFKLSALIIPLLMAIMFGMGTTMSIKDFAGVIKMPRAILVGLLCQFSIMPVIGFFLVLVADLPAEIAAGVILVGSSPSGLASNVMSFISKSNLALSITLTACATVIAPFSTPLLMKLLASSYVPIDALAMLWSITKIVLLPIIGGLIFNHFLYERFKIFEKIMPIFSMAGITFIIAIITASGRDSILSIGFLLIGIVLLHNSIGYVLGYGLSTLLGMDKKSARTIAFEVGLQNSGLASGIAVEMGKIATMGLAPALFSIIQNITGSILAAFWRKEK; this comes from the coding sequence ATGTCGAATCCTGCAGACACCCAAAAAATCCAGGTAAAAAATATCGCGTTTACCGCTTCGGTAATCATCGCTGTGGCTTGGGCGCTTATATTCCCCACTCATTTTACAAGTTGGGGAGATTTCAAATTAAGCGCTCTTATTATTCCCCTATTGATGGCAATCATGTTTGGTATGGGTACTACCATGAGTATCAAAGATTTTGCAGGAGTAATTAAAATGCCTCGGGCTATTTTGGTTGGTTTACTTTGTCAATTCTCAATAATGCCTGTTATTGGCTTCTTTTTAGTACTGGTAGCCGACCTTCCAGCTGAAATAGCTGCAGGAGTAATATTAGTAGGTTCATCACCTAGTGGACTTGCTTCAAATGTAATGAGCTTTATTTCCAAGTCTAACCTGGCCCTTTCCATTACTCTTACCGCCTGTGCCACGGTTATAGCTCCTTTTTCCACGCCTTTGCTCATGAAATTGTTAGCCAGTAGCTATGTTCCCATTGATGCATTAGCCATGCTTTGGAGCATTACTAAAATTGTACTCTTACCCATCATAGGAGGCTTAATCTTCAATCATTTCTTATATGAGCGTTTTAAAATCTTCGAAAAGATTATGCCCATTTTTTCAATGGCGGGCATCACGTTCATCATTGCAATTATCACAGCGTCAGGACGAGATTCGATACTCTCTATTGGGTTCCTATTAATTGGTATTGTTCTTCTTCATAACTCAATTGGTTATGTATTGGGGTATGGATTAAGTACACTACTTGGAATGGATAAAAAATCAGCCAGAACCATTGCATTTGAAGTTGGTCTCCAAAACTCGGGACTGGCTTCAGGAATCGCAGTTGAAATGGGGAAGATCGCAACAATGGGATTGGCTCCTGCCTTATTCAGCATTATCCAAAATATTACTGGTTCCATTCTTGCAGCCTTCTGGAGAAAGGAAAAGTAA
- a CDS encoding VOC family protein produces MKRRVTGIGGVFLKADDPKATNEWYLKHLGIKTGQWGGTFEWRHGGDESKKGFTAWSIFKSDTTYTNPSTKDAMINYRVENLEELLATLREEGVEVVGEMESFEYGKFGWIMDPNGYKIELWEPNDEEYEKMGTDDALNLMG; encoded by the coding sequence ATGAAACGAAGAGTAACCGGAATCGGAGGAGTCTTCCTGAAAGCAGATGACCCAAAGGCCACAAATGAATGGTATTTAAAACACCTTGGAATAAAAACAGGACAATGGGGAGGAACCTTTGAATGGCGCCACGGAGGTGATGAATCAAAAAAGGGGTTCACTGCCTGGAGTATTTTTAAAAGCGATACTACTTATACCAATCCAAGCACAAAAGATGCAATGATCAATTACCGCGTTGAAAACCTTGAAGAGCTTCTGGCTACTCTTAGAGAAGAAGGCGTAGAAGTAGTTGGAGAAATGGAGTCCTTCGAATACGGAAAATTTGGATGGATCATGGATCCGAATGGATACAAGATAGAACTCTGGGAACCCAATGATGAAGAGTATGAAAAGATGGGAACTGATGATGCGTTGAATCTTATGGGGTAG
- a CDS encoding VOC family protein has translation MIPELGTHSTSLAVKDIASSKAFYEKLGFEALTEYGSVEEKWLIMKRQDVKIGLFQDMFEENIITFNPTNARGIYKELKADDSINFIMESESVKDEKGPCHFCITDPDGNQILIDQHNE, from the coding sequence ATGATCCCTGAATTAGGTACCCACTCCACATCGCTTGCGGTAAAAGATATTGCTAGCTCAAAAGCATTTTATGAGAAACTAGGATTTGAAGCTCTAACCGAATATGGTTCAGTAGAGGAAAAATGGTTAATTATGAAGAGACAAGATGTTAAGATTGGCCTATTCCAGGATATGTTCGAAGAAAACATTATCACCTTCAATCCAACCAATGCGAGGGGTATCTATAAAGAGTTAAAAGCCGACGACTCCATTAATTTTATTATGGAGTCGGAATCGGTTAAAGATGAAAAAGGTCCTTGTCATTTTTGCATCACCGATCCAGACGGTAATCAAATCCTCATTGATCAACATAACGAGTGA
- a CDS encoding ABC transporter ATP-binding protein, translating into MFRLQVEQLSKNYNRHKVFDNLSFSHSKGVLGISGANGSGKSTLLKCLAFLLRPKTGTILWSKDEVNYSKENSKTLMGYSAPYINLYDELTLIENLRFLKTVSGLSNDVAPILSLLEYVEIDKLGDHLFKNLSTGQQQRAKLAASLVRNPEILFLDEPGSNLDTKGHALVENIVKDQNEAGTFVVIASNDPEEIKLCDQVIQLHD; encoded by the coding sequence ATGTTTCGTCTACAGGTTGAACAGCTTTCTAAAAACTACAATCGGCATAAAGTTTTTGATAATCTCAGTTTTTCCCACTCAAAAGGGGTACTGGGCATTTCCGGAGCTAATGGAAGCGGTAAATCAACACTCTTAAAATGCCTGGCTTTTTTACTCAGGCCTAAAACAGGAACCATTCTTTGGAGTAAAGATGAAGTCAATTATTCAAAGGAAAACTCCAAGACATTGATGGGATACTCAGCTCCTTATATCAATTTATACGATGAGCTCACCTTAATTGAAAACCTGCGATTCTTAAAAACAGTAAGTGGACTTTCAAACGATGTAGCCCCGATTCTTTCTCTTCTTGAATATGTTGAGATCGATAAGCTGGGAGACCACCTTTTTAAAAACTTATCAACCGGTCAGCAACAAAGAGCTAAATTAGCCGCCAGTTTGGTACGAAATCCTGAAATTCTATTCCTGGACGAACCTGGCTCTAATCTCGATACAAAAGGACACGCACTTGTAGAGAATATTGTAAAAGATCAAAATGAAGCTGGCACCTTTGTGGTAATAGCTTCCAATGATCCTGAAGAAATCAAACTGTGTGATCAGGTGATTCAGTTGCACGATTGA
- a CDS encoding DUF4199 domain-containing protein, which yields MRKIILVYGSIVGAVIIGSMTLGIYAARAGADSFFASQTLGFSIMAIGFSMIFVAIKKYRDETLGGVIKFNTAFKIGLGISLIASIVYVIVWEINLYVTDYSFIEDYPKSIIEKSIQSGATDEEIEALTEQMTNSMENYKNPVFRLPITFSEIFPVGLIISLVGAFLFRNPNFLASKEPQTQS from the coding sequence ATGAGGAAAATAATACTTGTTTACGGATCAATTGTAGGAGCAGTAATTATAGGAAGCATGACACTTGGAATTTATGCAGCCAGAGCTGGAGCTGACTCTTTCTTTGCATCTCAAACTCTTGGTTTCTCAATTATGGCCATTGGCTTTTCCATGATTTTTGTAGCCATAAAAAAATATAGAGATGAGACGCTGGGGGGTGTGATAAAGTTTAATACTGCGTTTAAAATCGGCCTGGGGATTTCATTAATCGCAAGCATCGTATATGTAATAGTATGGGAAATAAATCTATACGTAACCGATTATTCATTTATTGAAGATTATCCAAAATCGATAATTGAGAAGTCTATACAATCTGGAGCAACAGATGAAGAAATTGAAGCTTTGACAGAGCAAATGACGAATAGTATGGAAAATTATAAAAACCCTGTATTTCGTCTTCCCATCACTTTTTCTGAGATTTTTCCTGTAGGCTTAATAATCTCTCTAGTAGGAGCTTTCTTATTTAGAAATCCCAACTTCTTAGCATCAAAAGAACCTCAAACTCAATCTTAA